The sequence ATAAAACTCCCTGCAGGTGGAACTGTCCACACGGGAGCTTTTGTGGTTGACGTGCTTGACAAATTTGAGGGTTTCTTTGTCCCTGTAGACGAGAGCGAGGGAGTTGTCCTCCGGATACACAGTCAGAAGCTGTAAGAcgataggggaaaaaaaaaattaatcatatCCACAGATGTGTTGTGCAAAAATGTGCCAATCAGAGCTGCTGACACCCAcctcttcatcttcttcatTGGCAACGTAGCAAGTTAAACCCCCAAACTCTGTCTGCCAGTCTGTGAGACATACATTCTATGAGTGGGACAGTGAAAACCACCCTGCTTACTGCGTGTGTGCGCTCACCTGCGCAGCCAAAAGGCAGGATTAGGTCCAGCGCGTACTCTGCCTGTGCAGCCTCAGCATCATGCAACAGCGTGTAACTGCCATGAGACCAGCGACGCACCTCTCCACAACACACAGGCGTGCTCGGCTCTGAAGAACAGAGTTAACGGCACATAAACAAACCTGTCGCCAAACAACGATCTCGACCCGCATTTTCACACACTTCTCCCTCCGTCGTCGGCCGCTGCCGTTGATGAGGATGATTCTGCTGACGTTCCCGCAACCTCTCCCTCCTCTGCGTCGTCCTCTttctcctcgtcctcctcgtcCGCCGGACACAGGAAGTGCAAGTGGAGGCCGGTAAAATtggagagcagcaggaagaaggCCTCTGAGCGAAGCAGCTCCCAGCACGCACTCACGCACTCAGGCAGGGAGTCAAGAGAGGCCGATTCATAGCACCTGAAAGAACATTTAGCATCAGATCCGCTCTCACAGTGGGGTTAAAGCATCAGACCTGGCATCCATCTCGTACCGTTTATTTGGTGGGCCCCTTTTCATCCACTGAATGCGAGTCTGTCGCAGAGCTTCACTCACTTCCCTGAACTTCTCCTCCTGGAGGAAAATGTGACAATAAGCCTGGAGGGATAACTGGACGCGGGAGGTGTTGAGGAACTCTTACCTTCAAAAAATCCTTGAGCTGAATTTCAGAGCTGTCTTCAAACTCTGTTTGGATCTGCTCTTGGTAGGAAATATCCAAGTACAGAGGATTGATCCACTCAAACAGCACAGTCTCCTGTCAGGAGCAAATATAAGCCGTGCATTAGAGGATTAACGGGTAGTTTAACACAGCGTGGTGAAAAGTATATTCCTTCTTACTGATTTCCTctgggggttttttttggtcacACTTAAATGACTCATATCAAACAAATTTAACAACTTGAgtaagtaaatacaaaatgcagttttcaccTTTATTAGGGGAATAGGCTAACCTGGGCCTGTGTTAAAAAGTAATTACTTTCTTAATCTTCACCAATCACACCCAGACCAGATTACTGTCAGACCTGTGGATTCAAGGAATCACTTAAATAGAACCCGTCTGACAAGATGAAGTAGGctaaagacatttaaaagcagCACACCACCACCCCGAtctaaaaaaaagatcaaacagatgagacaaaaattgaactttttaaaaagtgagCATCATGAGAACGTCATAATGACAGTCAAACacgatggtggtggtggtgtaatTGTCTGGAGCTGCTTTACTGCTTTAGGATCTGGACGACTTAATGGAACCAAGAATTTCTCTCTATAGCAGAAAAACCTGGATGATGTCAGGCTATCATTTAGGCAAATGCCAAAGGAAAATACCAAAGTCAGCCATGATTACAAACCCAAAAAATTTGAGAGCAATATGAGAGCAAGGATGGCCTTTGTAACAGATTGAATTATAGTGCAACAGGTGATTTTAAGTCGAACATATGAAAAATATGTCAGCAAGTGCGTCTAATCTCATCAAATTTGTCCCTTTGACTCTGAGTGgaataaaactgctttttataaCAAATACATGTAGTGCGTAAATAAACTGAGAAACCTTAAAAATGTGATGTTACAAagtattaaaacctttattcaaaggaaatctgttttttttttgtctcccttTGATTCTAGTCTGGATACTAAATAAGTGCGGAAACTACAACTTAACACCCTTTCCTAAAAGCACTCACGTCTCTTGGTAAGTGTGGATGCTTCAGGATGGACGGCTCTTTAAATCGAGGAGGACGCTCCAGAGAGGGTCCATGAAACCAGCCACTCAGAGACAGGCGGCATTTGTCCTGTGATAAAACTTCGGAAACctgcggggggaaaaaaaaacaacaaaaacagctcATTCCAGCCTCCTCTTTAAAGCaaaatgggttaaaaaaaataaaaaaaataaaataaaacatatgctCACCTGGTGAAAGGATACTGGGGACACTTCGAACAGGACGAGGGTGTTCCAAGAAGGTACGAGTGACTTTGCTATACTCTCTGGCTGGAAATTACCTGATGATGGTGTTAACATCAGCAGCCGTTATCTAACAAAacagctgcagacacacacacacacacacacacacacacacacacacacacacacacacacacacacacacacacacacacacacgctgtgAGGTACCTACCGTCTGTTGAGTACAGATCCAGGGAGCCCCCGTCGCTGCTCTGCCATGGAGGCACAAGATACAAAATGAAAGCAACGCGCCTCCCTTCCAGCTCGTCGTCGTGGCAcaaaagaacatcttgaaatGAGATAAAATGTGATTAACCGAAAAGCCAGATGGAAGAATATTCTCCAAATCTCCGACTTTGTAGATAAACCTCACCTGTGTATTCATATTTGGCACAAGAAATATCCACGGTGGGCTCCAGCTCAACCCCCAGCACGTCCCCGAGCCAAGAGCGGAAACGCCCAAACAGTGCTGCCCTGAAGAAGCGGAAACATTTAATATCCTATATTATAACAAACACTCAGTAACTACAACCACATGACTGCTGAATGCCCAAAAAGCCAACCATGACATTTGCAGCGACATGAATTATAGATGACGACAGACAGGGGGGGACAACGCTTATTAGCAGCATTTAATCCCCAAGGCTGGATTTCATTAGTAGCTCTGGCAGCTTATAGTCTTTCTGAACAGAGACgcaatatgtttgtttttatatgttcATGGGAACACATTCTATCAGAGTTTTCCATTATCAACATATGGGTCTGACCGCTTGTTAAATGTCAACTTTACCTCCATAAACAACCTTTGAACCACATTAGGACAGTAACGTCcattaaaataaagattaacGCAACATTTTTGATTAAAGATCATGATAAATgaatcaaaaacaacacatggAGCGTAATTTAAAATCCACAACaacaaaggggggaaaaaatagaaacattttataTAGAGCCGAATACAGTTAGgggaaaaatgaataaataaacctgTATTAAATCAATTTCAGGGCAAGAAATTAACCTCTGGTGTCAACATGGATTCAGGTATAATCCAGAAATCCtcctttttaaattgtaaagaTAAAGCATAAACTGCTTCCCATTCATCACGCAGCTACAACTAGGCCATGTGTGCTCAATACCACCTCCATTATCATGATAACTACCTTTTCTACTTCCACACTGGTAGCTCACTTTGTGTTAACAGATCTGTGGCATGCAGCTCATTTCTACTTACTATTCAAACCACCATTATCTTACAGCCCATTCACCAAACTTCAACCCTTTTCCTTTCATCACCCAACAGAAGAAACAGTCCTCTGAGGACATAAAAGGTGATCTCTGGCGCCCCCTGGTGGAAGCGATCATTAAGTCtcattaaattaacaaattcTAAGATCCATTAATTAATAAGTTAATACATAGGGAGTTTGTGAATGATTAAATTGGTTACAAAAAATTAAAGTCCGTAGAGGTTGGTAGAAAAGCTGGGATGCCCAGGAGCAAATTGCCTCCTGGCATTCCTACCACTActgacttttgtgtttttaaggcCAGGATTAAAACCTATTCATTCAGACTGGCTTTTAACATTCAGTAGCATGGTGTCatattttgtcctttattttgtatttgctttttatgtttatgttttttaattctgtttctataatgtttggttttatgtatagcactttggtcACCTTGTGTGTTGTAAAGGACATATAAATACAGGTTAAATGgtaaataataatcatattagTTATAAACAATGTTTTGGTAAACAATGAAGACATGAATAATATTGTACATGCACAAATAAGTCGTGCTCTTACTAAAAATATACTACGCGGTACACAGAATTATGATATAAACCTGGCAATTGAGTGTTTTTCTGTGAACACGTTTCAGAAGGGATCTACATAGACTTATTATGACTCTCCTGTCAGAAAGGCTTTAAAATATTCCTGTGAGGTCTTTATAATCTAACTTAGGTTCGTTCTGGAAGTGGAGTGATTCCCAAACTGAGTGTTATACAACTAGGTAAGTGTTCATAACctatttcatatatttttataataaacaagccacatttttaaaatgtgtttctttgtaTCAAGGAAGAGGCTTTATACGCCTAAAATTGCTTTTACCTATATTAACtgctcatttattttttcaattaagttgttttttgttgtggctcaggttttgtttttgtgtatacagtattttgttgcaaaaaaatgtataaacatgCCAACTAAAATATTTGTAAAGCAATTAAAACGGTTGTCATAAATAGGtaattattatatataatggtgtgggtttttttatgttgccaGTATACAcgtattccattttatttactgATTAGCAATCCTTGGTGTACTTCAATCCGTGAAAGGGACAACAAGCTTTTGCCGCTGTTAGTTTGTAGCTGACAAGTACTAACATTCTAAAAAAGAAAGGATCTTTTAATTTAGCTTTGCTCTGTGTATCTTTCAAGAAAAGGTAGAAATTCTATTTTATCTAGAAAAGGTACAACAGCAATGAAAGcagaggcattttttttttccttgtatgGGTCTGGATGTTTCCTCTGTTCACCCCTGGAGATGTTTCAGCTGAACTCAGCTGTCGTTAATGCGCCTGCTTTAAACGAGGCTTTAAAGACGTGAAAGGCTGCTCTGTGAGAGAGGAAATATTGATTACAGTAAAAGTAGGTTTGTGTGTCTGGTTAGTGGGGATAAACTCTGGATCAGGTGCCGGAGCAGAAGAGATTAACCACCCATTAAATGTCACATCAGTGTTTCCTCTGTGAGACAACAGTAACCCACGTACGTGTGAATAGAAACAGGtcatctgggtttttttttttttggtaaatgtatTCTTATCGCCTTAAAGCCTTTCTAAAACACATTCAGCTCATCCCGTCCTGTTTTAAAGACTCTTCAAAATCTGCgtatattatttttgttacctCGTTGCTGCAATGTGTGGCTCCTTTCTCTTCTTCAGATCATCTGACTTAAAgagaaggagggaaaaaaacaagttacttaaatataaaacacagaTCAGCAGGAATAAACGAGTGTGATGGAAGGCTTGATGGTCACCTGTTTAAATTTGTACAGATCATTCGACTTCTCGTTGAAGTTGAGTTCCAGCAGCTCTCTCTGTAGGTTCTCAACGAAGGTTTGGCTGCTGAGGAAGTTCTTGATTATGCAGTGAGGGAAAGGGCTGCAGTCCAGCTCCAGATCTCCTGCACGAAAATGATGCATGAAGAAGtaagtttacttttttatattaCAGGCATCAACCGTAGGAAAACTAAAAACCGTGTTTAGGAGCAGGAGCAGGTTCGCCTTATGGTCAGAGGTGGAATAAATCCTGAACGGGTCCTTAATCCGTCCTGATGCATCACTGACAATTACTTCAGGTTTCAATATGGAATCCCAGATTAATTAAATATGCACAGGAAAAATAAGCTTTTATTGACTGATGGTACACGAGCATGCTGTTTCCGTGAAGCGGACAAAGGAAAGTTCTTCTAATTAAATGCACTTGATGGATTCCCTGAATAATACTAGCGTTGTAACACAATGCCAAGAGAAAAGACGTCAGCAATGAATCAAAACTCTGCCTAAAGTTAAATAACTGAAGGTTCAAAGAATTTGagaaacaaaccaaaaccaaacaacGAGCTTTATGTGTGACTCTAAAATGAACTTGACTTAGTTGCATCTGAGTAAATGCCAAGACTTCAGAGGACCgtgcaaaaaacaaataaagttcaATGAACCCAAGCAATGATTTAAAGAGGAGAGGAACAACATTCCTACGTAAGGATGTGCGGAAATGGGGTAATTAGTTATtaaagttataatttttttagtgTGGTACCCCAGGATTACTCGTggcctccatccatccatccatccatccatccatcagtccacAGTAAATAACCTTTGCTGTAGTGGGTCCTGCTGCTCCACGCCTCCTTCACTGCCGtcttcacctcctcctcctctacagcTCCACAGAGCTCCACCGCCtccacgctgctgctgctcctcttctttttcttcctgcctGTTGCTCCGCTCTCATCCTGCGCTCGCTTGGAGCTCATAGCCGAGAAATGCCTTCAGAACACAAACTTCACGCAAACCTGACAGCCTGCAGCGTGGGCACGCAGAAGGAAGCGGCGTCGCGGCTGAATGACGTCAGAGGCCAAACGCGTAATCCCCACAGGGTCCTCCCGAATATCCTCAATAATAGCCCCTAGCTCCTGATCTTTAACCTTTTAACAGTAAGAACTCGTGGGGAGCAAAGGAGATcaggactgctgtgctgatttcggacagcctttaactctgacgtcattacgcGACGGAAACGCTcatggttgatttttttttctttaatatctCTCGATGGGGATGCATGTAAACAACCAAAAGAAAGACAAACGTGATACCTATAACAACATCAtaaaaaggagaagaaggaggTCTACATAAACTTAACAATTGcttaaaatgtataataataacTTATACTTTATAAAACGCGTTCATACAAAGCACTGAACAATTACAAGgcaataaaagacaaataaaaacagtccaggtagaaaaaagaaaaacaacataaaaacagataaactaGCAGAAAATAAGATTTACTACGAGTAGAACAGAGTAAAAAGTGGGTATTTAATCttaactttaaaaacaccaacagaaccTGCCTGCGTGATGTCCTGAGGGAGGATATTCCACAGGAAAGGGGCTCGAAAAGAGAAGGCATTCTTGCCAGCAGCTTTTCTTCGCACTTTAGGGATTTTTAGAAGGATAGTGCCTTGAGATCTGAGAGCTTGAGAAGGGAcatataaaaatgcaaaaggtCCGAGAGGTAAGAAGGGGCCCAATCCGTTTAAGGCCTTGTGGCTGAGCAACAGCTACAAGGCCTTAAACGGCAGTTTTACCTGCATTTTTTCCAATGCAGGTAAAACTGCAAATGGCTAATAAAGTGAATCTGAACAGGATCTTGAACTCTGCTGGAACATGACAAGGCAGCAAGTGAAGAGATGACAACACTGTGGTGATGTGCACATATTTCCCAGTTTTAAGTAAAACACAGGCAGCCGCATTGAACCGTGGCAGCTAGGTCAAGGACTAAGGGCTCTGTGTGCTACCCCTGTACCACCTGTATATCCACTGgtccattttttttacaagatttgCAGTATATTCTAGGtaacaaacaagaacaaacaaatgcatattccttttaaatcataactaaaacttttaaaaacctgaACAGGGTGCTGGAAATCAATAAATATAGCactattttagctttttagaAGTGCTTTTTCCCTTGTCTTCTTTGCAGAAAAAGCCATGACTACACACTTTAAATTCAAACGATGAAGGATGCATGTCCGGTTGACATCAATTGGAGGATCCTGACTTGCGGAATGCTTGATCATGGTCAATTTGTGTCTTAATTTTGACACAATCCAGGTTTTGTgtgaaattcagttcccctgaaAAAATCTGTTCTCCTGGTTAATAGACCACCTTTGACAGGCTGGAGAGGCTGATTCTACAGTAGATTTATTAATGAAATAACATAATTTCTTCCACTCATCATACACAACTATTCGTCTACATTCGTCTCTTTCCTTTCTTAAAGTACACAAGGAACAGAATATTTCATCTCCCTAGATCTAAAACAGAGAGACCAATCGGATCATGTTTTTGCCCATTTCGACTAATACCATAAATGTGGAAACTATACTAgatttttcttctatttatccagtgatgtattaaagcttacatatgaaaagtggttttaaaaaaaagttggaaaagTGTGATCTTTTCAGGAAGCTGTAATGGTCATGTCCAGTGGCTGAGCTTCCAGCTGTTTGtatcagtgatttaaaaaaagtgtttgcaaAACTGACTGTTGGTTTAAGCTATTGTTCAAGTGAACAAGACTCAAATTGGAGAAGACTGGGATTATATtgacacatacaaaaaaaatccaaaacacaaaactatGTCAAAAATGAGAACACGTTTAATTAAACGTGAAAATAGTCTTGACATCTGCGGACTAAAGAATCCACCTCCCAGGctatatgatttatttatttattttaaataaagccaTAAGTATTTCGGAAGAACTGAATTTTGCACATGGGGTCACTGTTATAAAACCCAAAGTTAACATCTCCCCTTGCCTGATTCTCCTGGTTCTTTTGTCTGTTCCCTTGCCCTCCGGCTAGCCGAGCCTCCACCTGTGCTGGCTGCATCTCCTCCTTCTGTTCCTCAGGTGGTCTGGGAGCGTCCTTCAGCAGGATCATCTTCACTGGCAGATGTTTGTGGCTAACAAAAAATGTTAGCCTCTTTAATTTGAATCCcttgttaaagctatagttggcaatcctgttcagaaacttTTTGCtgtactgggtgaaatggttcTTCCATCTTGATGGTAGTTAAAACATGTATTCAGataaaggaggtaaaaaaaattgatctctgtgggagctgtaGGCCAGTAAAAACTTTAACCAATCGCTGCCTTTTAGTCCcaatggcagtgattggtcagaggttTCATCCTTTACAGCAGTCTGAGCCCCCTTAAGCGAACTTTAcatgcttctacttttctcataTGTTGTGAGATTGGCTCGTGTTGTCCTACGGGGTTACCGTAGGGAGtgtggaaataaatatttatatcctgCCTGGTgttgaacagaaaaataaaatttaccTAAGACCAGGATACCGCTGCACTGTGTCTTCCCTCCTGACATGACGTCATCCTCAAGTCATGGCCATGGTCattacaaaatacagtaaatatagtTCACAAACCTGCATGTCAGCTCTTACTCTGTTGAAGTCCCACGACTCTTTCATAACCAGATGACTGAGCATGTTGTACTCCGCCTTACTTATGGCTCCTGAGCTCCCCCTCTCCCTCTGGCTCAATGGGACAGAGTATAATCTAGGGGGGTGACTGTGGCCTCGCCTTTAAAGTAACTCtgtgacttctcaatctgctgatccaaagtggtctgctatcagaatccaaaacacggaggaagactgtttaattttgcaacagtgcagtgttACCAGTGGCCTCCAGGGGCGCTAAAGCCACTGGTAACATGGTGAtgctttatataaataaatacatgtagcTTTAGTGAATCACTTAATGGCCCTTATCGCCTAAAGAGAAAGGTCCTACAAGCAAAACAATTGCATAACAGATAAATTCATATAAACATTTCCTGCactgagtttgtgtgagagatAGGATGGTACttccagaaacaaacaaaaaacaaaacacagacatgTTTAATTTACTTACGAAATTAACCCTTCCTGCCTTATGGAGAACAGGTCTGGCCCATTGTAGTACATGAATTTAAGGATAATTACATTTCTCATCTGATTTCAGCATTGCATTTACATGCAATCACCTGGTTAGTCTACATCATAAAAACAGTACAATGCATGGTATCCATCCACAGAAAAGTTGAAAATACttgtaaaaaaacatgtacacagtaaaaaaaaaatctaatctatACTTCTACaggaataacattttaaaaagaagtgTTAAGGATATCTTACTGGTGCAGTTAGCCATTTTAAAGCCATTTCTTCCTGCCTCCAGGGTGACAGCAATAAAAATCCTGGGATCAGATTTTCAATCTTTCAACACAAACATGAACTTTTTGTTCAGTCACTTTAAGCTTGGGTAAATCTCCTCACCCGGGGCCATGAAGGAATGGATTCTGAGCCATAGAAGGTGCATCCAAAATGTGTAACTGGGTAACTAGAATTCAGGCTTTTACAAAAATGCACTGCATGAGGTTTGAGGGGAAAAATTAACTCAGACAACATGCATTACTGCAAGTGGGGTCTGTCTCTTCAAAAAGCATAATTTCTATTTGTCCACCTAAAGTGGTTTGATTTAAGCAAATGCTGTAAAAGGTTTTTTATTCGCTCTGACTGTAGGTCACATTTTCTCACTGCTAAATAAGGTTTTATGTTCAGCATCAAGTTCTGTGTTAAGGAGCAGGACCTCTGCAGTGTAAACGTCTGCATCTGTGATGGTATTAACATGATTTTGTTTCAATGCACAGCAAAGTCCTTTCACTGTGTCCAACAGGATATTAATTCCCATGACTCAGATTTTTAAACAGTACTTAACATTCAGTGCTTTATAAAAACATACTCAAAAcacagctttatttaaaaaaaaaaaaaaaaaaggattgttaCAGGTTAAAACTACAGGAAACACaacgtaattttttttttaatcaaaacattGGCGACATTCTGGAACAGAGAACTGCATACTACAAAAAGTTGCAGttacaaaagtttaaaaaaacaaaacaaaagcaattcTTACGTTATGATTTTTCTCCTGACAGTAGCAAAAGCAACCCCCTGTAGACTTTCTATTTACCAGACATGACAGGTGCTTGTTTTGTAAAAGATAAACCAGAGAGGAAGTCCTTTTCGGCACAATGCTCCTGGCTGCACTCACAGAGACAGCCACACTGCTGTTCGGGTTAGTTGTAGATAAAGTTGAACctaagaaaaaacacagaacagatatgtttacaaataattaattaactaaTTTATTAACTATAATCTGTTAAATTACACTTTTTACGGATGTCGCCACACTAAAATTCCAAAATCGATACCAAGATtaagaaaaatactcaataCCACTGCAATAGTCTTTCTAGGCACAAGGTTATTCCTGGttaaaggcaaaaaatgtgattaattcaCAATAACTTCCTTTATTGAGGTAAAACCAATAAGTAGTGGATAATTCAGCCCTTGTTTAAAGCATGATATAATTAAAGTGTCACTTTCATGTTTGGcaaaatggcacaaaaaataatactgacagtaaaaatgttaatatcCTTTATGGAAGCATGTACCGTTGACCCAGtcatgcaattattttattttaattgctcATCTGTGTGTTTCCATTTGGCCATCAATTTGCTGTTGATATAATTAAAATGCTACTACTGGGGGACAAATAAAGAATCACTCTTAAAAGGGGCCATGACAGTTGCTTGAAAACGTTCAGGAAACAGCATCAGTAAATTGTGCCGAACACATgaactcccttttttttttttttagcagccaTCCTCTGCTCAAGTAgagcagtcagacatgctagcATGACTTGCCATTAAATTAGCCAATCAGTGTATCGGCTGGGGGAAgatgtttgcttgatggtgtgttctgattggagaatatgaattatgtagaaagataaactgttttctgatttgtCCGTTTTTGAAGAAGCAAAGCTGACCGACCATGAGCCGGTCCTTTGGTACCCGCTCCTCATAATGCATCATATAATATCCCCTAAACGACAGAACGATGAAATTTGTTGTCGTGACCCCTTTAACTATAatcaattgtgtttttaaacaaacatggatctggtgcTCCTCTGTCATTTTGTTTATTGACTTTTCAATGTTGCTCTCCGACATCCGTGTCCTACTGACCgtaacggtctaatttcagtgtaACTTTCATAACTTTGATAGCATAACGGTccattacgctgaaatgcgTTGGCGAGAACCCTGTTCTTTACTGTTGGAGAAACAgatttactgacctttttacattgctttaaaaacaccaGCATCATAGTGTTAGCTTAGCATGCGACATCAGTCAGCATTTTGTTCGTCTGCCTTAAGGTCACATAAATATAGTCCAAACATGCATGCAGTTCCTTGCAAAAACATTGTTACTGCTTGAAGTTTTCCCAGTTTGAGCCAAGAACTTGTgtgatttgtttgtgtttgggtTCTTACTACTGACCAAACAGTGCTGTCCCTGTTGAGGTAATgcatcctcacagcatgatgccgccaccatgtttcactacaGAATGCTGTGTTTTGGATGCTATGTAGTGTTAGCTTAGCACCACTAGGGATCCGTACCGAATTTGGTAGTTATAGGTACTGACAGGATTCTACTGTGTACCAATTCACGTAAAATTAAACTGTACCATGTTTCGGTACCTAAACACATCAttgtgacactgagggagtggAAGAGTGGGCGATTTTCCATGCTGGACTTGAACACAGCATCGCACGCACAAGAGTCTAATGACGCCAGCCACCGCTGGTCCAGTCAACAGagcatggctgatagaaagcGCTCGACAGTATGACTCCACTTTCCAAAATGCAGATTCTGCtcgctgcaatatttgtgaCGTTAAAATGTAAGACCAGCGGCGggaatacttctaatctgaAGAA comes from Fundulus heteroclitus isolate FHET01 chromosome 4, MU-UCD_Fhet_4.1, whole genome shotgun sequence and encodes:
- the ogfod1 gene encoding prolyl 3-hydroxylase OGFOD1; protein product: MSSKRAQDESGATGRKKKKRSSSSVEAVELCGAVEEEEVKTAVKEAWSSRTHYSKGDLELDCSPFPHCIIKNFLSSQTFVENLQRELLELNFNEKSNDLYKFKQSDDLKKRKEPHIAATRAALFGRFRSWLGDVLGVELEPTVDISCAKYEYTDVLLCHDDELEGRRVAFILYLVPPWQSSDGGSLDLYSTDGNFQPESIAKSLVPSWNTLVLFEVSPVSFHQVSEVLSQDKCRLSLSGWFHGPSLERPPRFKEPSILKHPHLPRDETVLFEWINPLYLDISYQEQIQTEFEDSSEIQLKDFLKEEKFREVSEALRQTRIQWMKRGPPNKRCYESASLDSLPECVSACWELLRSEAFFLLLSNFTGLHLHFLCPADEEDEEKEDDAEEGEVAGTSAESSSSTAAADDGGRKPSTPVCCGEVRRWSHGSYTLLHDAEAAQAEYALDLILPFGCADWQTEFGGLTCYVANEEDEELLTVYPEDNSLALVYRDKETLKFVKHVNHKSSRVDSSTCREFYDFSFVYYE